The following are encoded in a window of Desulfurellaceae bacterium genomic DNA:
- the cpaB gene encoding Flp pilus assembly protein CpaB codes for MRRYWTLLLVLLVVIVPATVLLGSVWLYIGQEALPPPGSVEAPLPPPEPVGPPPVEVIAAARDLLVGTLLTANDITYVPLEADTVFSSHMRRDQTEPSAVIGAVVRTALLAGMPLTSAALIRPGQEGFLAAALLPDHRAATIVVNQETSHAGLIAPGDRVDVIFTMQVPSDGASQLNSFSRTILQNIRVVAVGRRIESVVSEPESEENGVWKDDDTVTLEVRPSEADRLVLATTRGSISLALRPLGQTGQPDYRPPTGLRTLLPPPATAKPDPDPVRVQIFRGESREEVLLAK; via the coding sequence ATGCGAAGATACTGGACTCTGCTGCTTGTTCTGCTAGTCGTGATTGTCCCCGCTACCGTCCTGCTGGGCAGCGTGTGGCTATATATCGGCCAGGAGGCCCTGCCACCACCCGGATCGGTGGAGGCCCCACTACCGCCGCCCGAGCCGGTCGGCCCTCCGCCGGTTGAAGTCATAGCCGCGGCTCGTGACCTGCTCGTCGGCACACTACTCACGGCGAACGATATTACCTACGTTCCGCTTGAGGCCGACACCGTGTTCTCAAGCCATATGCGCAGAGACCAGACCGAACCGTCGGCAGTGATCGGGGCGGTGGTCCGCACCGCGCTACTGGCCGGGATGCCGCTGACCTCAGCGGCGCTGATACGTCCCGGCCAGGAAGGTTTCCTGGCCGCCGCCCTCCTGCCCGACCACCGCGCCGCCACCATCGTGGTCAATCAGGAGACCAGCCACGCCGGCCTGATTGCTCCCGGCGACCGGGTCGATGTGATTTTCACCATGCAGGTCCCCTCGGACGGTGCGAGTCAGCTCAACTCCTTCAGCAGAACGATCCTGCAAAATATCCGGGTGGTCGCCGTTGGCCGCCGTATTGAGAGCGTCGTCAGTGAGCCGGAGTCAGAGGAGAATGGCGTGTGGAAGGACGACGATACCGTAACCCTCGAAGTCCGGCCATCGGAGGCCGACCGACTCGTGCTGGCCACCACCAGAGGCAGTATATCCCTTGCTCTGCGCCCGCTCGGCCAGACCGGTCAACCCGACTATAGGCCGCCGACCGGCCTCAGAACCCTGCTCCCGCCACCGGCAACAGCGAAGCCCGATCCCGACCCGGTACGCGTCCAGATTTTTCGTGGCGAGAGCCGCGAGGAAGTCCTGCTGGCCAAATAA
- a CDS encoding prepilin peptidase, with protein MRENSAVLESIVLLACCVLFSVALVSDLARRWIPDSVPLGLLALFVLHALLADAHAMAPLWTHVLTGAVLLLVGFVLFALGGLGGGDGKLMAAAGLWVGSYDMTFFLIGLGLFSLGLTLFALLPFEHTRQLRSNLPFAVAIAPPAIVLLTLRAFSV; from the coding sequence CTGAGAGAGAACAGCGCCGTGCTTGAGTCCATTGTCTTGCTGGCCTGTTGCGTGCTCTTCAGCGTCGCTCTCGTTTCCGACCTCGCCCGCCGCTGGATCCCGGACAGTGTACCGCTCGGTCTGCTGGCCCTGTTCGTGCTCCACGCCCTGCTCGCCGACGCGCACGCCATGGCACCGCTGTGGACCCATGTGCTCACCGGTGCGGTCCTGCTGCTGGTGGGATTTGTCTTATTCGCACTCGGTGGACTCGGCGGTGGCGACGGTAAGCTCATGGCCGCAGCCGGCTTGTGGGTTGGCTCGTACGATATGACGTTCTTTCTGATCGGTCTGGGACTGTTCAGCCTCGGCCTAACCCTGTTCGCCCTGTTGCCGTTTGAGCACACCCGCCAGCTACGCTCCAATCTCCCCTTCGCCGTCGCCATCGCTCCGCCGGCCATCGTCCTCTTGACACTCCGCGCCTTTTCCGTATGA